In the genome of Pseudomonas fluorescens, the window AGGGTGGCAGTTGTGGAAGAGGTTGGTGCCAACTGCAGCGGACAAGCCTCTTCCTGCACGCTGACATCCAGATGGCTATGGGCTGCCTTGGCAAGCGTGGATAGCGGTTTACCGGTCAAGGCGACGAGGTAGTTGCCGTTGCTCCTGAGGAAGGGAATCAACTTCACCACCTCATCTGTCTCGCCGGAATTGGAGATAGCGACAAATACATCGTCAGGTGTGACCATGCCGAGATCCCCGTGGTAGGCCTCGCCCGGGTGCATGAAGAAGCTGGGAGTGCCCGTGCTGGCCAGGGTTGCGGCGATTTTCTTGCCGACGATGCCGGATTTCCCCATGCCGCAGACGATCACACGGCCCTTGGAGGTCAAAATATGCTGCACGGCCTCGACAAAGGAGTTGTCCAGGCGCTCGGCAAGTCGAGCCACTGCCTGAGCCTCGATGGTGAAAACGTGCTTAGCGATTTCGATGAATTTCATTTCGTTCATGGCATTCCTTAAGTAGTGAATTCGTGATCTTTTTAACGTCCCTTGCGGGTATCCACACCATCAGCGGGATGCATGCCACTCTCTGATTGCAATTGGAATAACGTAGTCATTGTCAGCGTGCAGGGCGAAGCCTTCCTTCTGTCAGGAGTCACGCCTGTTTAATGGTCAGTTTCTACTGCAGAGTCGGTGCTTTCCAACGCCCGTGCGACTCACTGGAAGCCGCACAAGGTCGACCGGAGAGTACCGGGTCGTAGACAGGAAATTCAGCGCACAGTAATGACCACCCGCAGTTGCGGTCGGTCATTGCTGTACGGCATGGCGGCTCCATTCGTCGAGCAAGGGTTGATAGGCAGCATCTAGGGTCAAGCCTCCCAGCAAAAGCAGATGCTCGGCAACCTCACGGGCCACACCCTTTCCACCAACGGCACGGGTAATGTGGTTCGCCTGGCTCAGCACCAGGCAGTGGGCGTCGGCTGGCGCGTAGCTTATGCCAACCTTTTGCATGACCGGCAGGTCGATCACGTCGTCACCGACGA includes:
- a CDS encoding KpsF/GutQ family sugar-phosphate isomerase — encoded protein: MNEMKFIEIAKHVFTIEAQAVARLAERLDNSFVEAVQHILTSKGRVIVCGMGKSGIVGKKIAATLASTGTPSFFMHPGEAYHGDLGMVTPDDVFVAISNSGETDEVVKLIPFLRSNGNYLVALTGKPLSTLAKAAHSHLDVSVQEEACPLQLAPTSSTTATLAMGDALAITLMKARDFKPENFARFHPGGSLGRRLLSKVEDEMVTANLPFVNVEANVLDVIHTMSCGSLGLAIGEFAEGWGLVTDGDIRRAIERYSEAVFDKSAAELMSRDPIMVPVGTRVEDALLLMDERNITSLLVFEGRQIVGVFKK